Proteins encoded within one genomic window of Deltaproteobacteria bacterium HGW-Deltaproteobacteria-2:
- a CDS encoding fatty acid oxidation complex subunit alpha FadJ, with product MKYLTLEKANDGIAIVTIDCPESKVNKISSGLLDEIAGILPDISNDQSIKGMVITSGKEDNFVVGADIDELKGMRTSEEVIAYISKAHAILNGLESMQIPVVACIHGNCLGGGLELALACNYRMAVNSPKTVLGFPEVQLGLLPAAGGTQRLPRLIGLTAALPLVLTARNLRVKQASRAGLVDELIPPYGAKETAVKKALELVNRGNITRKRKRSFVTFLMESNPVGRAIVFSQARKMVERQTYGCYPAPFAIIEAVEHGQKHGKAAGLKKEIEIFSRLVTTSQSKALMSLFFGMSDLKKNPQKSLARKVRQMAVIGTGLMGQGIASVSTAICDTILMKDVKLDDAARGMKEIWKGLEKKTKSGAIVGFDRDIQYGKLVPCDDYSLFKNTDLVVEAVFEDLAVKKRVLADVETATDERTIFASNTSAIPIQDIAAGCKRPENVIGMHYFSPVPKMPLLEIITTGKTAPWVTSTALDMGIAQGKTCIVVKDGPGFYTTRILVPLLNEAVLLVEEGADSLDIDRAMRQFGYPVGPITLIDEVGIDVGAHVAKELGGMFAARGVQPSDTFPKLIAQDYKGRKNKKGFYLYDAKKKKGQKLPNEEVYALLGGAPRKKFDAKLIQQRVSMMMINESLLCLQEGIISCPRDGDIGAVFGLGFPPFEGGPFRYIDHLGASSIMATLESLEKNYGKRFTSPQILKDIVQSGKKFYE from the coding sequence ATGAAATATTTAACACTGGAAAAAGCAAATGATGGAATTGCAATTGTTACCATTGATTGTCCGGAAAGCAAAGTAAACAAGATTTCATCGGGTCTGCTGGATGAAATAGCCGGTATCTTGCCTGATATAAGTAATGATCAGAGCATCAAGGGCATGGTTATTACGAGCGGCAAAGAAGACAACTTCGTTGTCGGCGCAGATATTGATGAATTGAAAGGCATGCGCACCTCTGAAGAAGTTATTGCCTATATCTCCAAAGCTCACGCCATCCTCAATGGTCTGGAAAGCATGCAAATCCCCGTGGTTGCCTGTATTCATGGCAACTGCCTCGGTGGCGGTTTGGAACTGGCGCTGGCCTGTAATTACCGAATGGCGGTCAACTCTCCGAAGACTGTTCTGGGATTTCCGGAAGTGCAACTAGGCCTGCTGCCCGCCGCCGGTGGCACACAGAGGCTGCCACGGCTTATCGGACTGACAGCGGCTCTGCCCCTGGTGCTTACGGCACGCAATCTCCGGGTGAAGCAGGCGAGCCGCGCGGGACTCGTAGATGAGCTTATTCCTCCCTACGGTGCTAAAGAAACAGCGGTTAAGAAGGCCCTGGAACTGGTCAACAGAGGAAATATCACAAGAAAGCGGAAGCGTTCCTTTGTTACTTTTCTTATGGAATCCAATCCCGTGGGAAGAGCAATAGTGTTTTCGCAGGCCAGAAAAATGGTTGAACGCCAGACTTACGGCTGTTACCCTGCGCCGTTTGCCATCATTGAAGCAGTGGAACATGGCCAGAAACACGGAAAGGCCGCAGGACTGAAAAAAGAGATAGAAATTTTCAGCAGGCTGGTTACTACTTCCCAGTCTAAAGCTCTTATGAGCCTTTTTTTCGGGATGAGCGATCTGAAAAAAAATCCTCAGAAAAGCCTCGCCCGGAAGGTGAGGCAAATGGCCGTCATCGGAACGGGACTTATGGGGCAGGGAATTGCCTCTGTCTCCACGGCTATCTGCGATACCATCCTGATGAAAGATGTAAAGCTTGATGACGCCGCCCGTGGAATGAAGGAAATATGGAAAGGATTGGAAAAGAAAACCAAGTCGGGCGCTATTGTCGGCTTTGATCGTGATATTCAGTATGGAAAACTTGTGCCCTGTGACGACTATTCCTTGTTTAAAAATACAGACTTGGTTGTTGAGGCCGTGTTTGAGGATCTTGCTGTGAAAAAGCGCGTTCTGGCCGATGTGGAAACCGCGACGGATGAACGCACAATTTTCGCTTCCAATACCTCGGCAATCCCGATTCAGGATATAGCCGCGGGATGTAAGAGGCCGGAGAACGTCATCGGCATGCACTACTTCTCCCCCGTGCCCAAAATGCCGCTGCTGGAAATCATCACCACCGGCAAGACCGCGCCGTGGGTGACGTCCACAGCCCTGGATATGGGTATAGCTCAGGGGAAAACCTGTATCGTTGTCAAAGATGGCCCCGGATTTTACACGACACGGATTCTGGTGCCCCTGCTAAACGAAGCCGTTCTTCTCGTGGAGGAAGGGGCGGACTCTCTCGATATTGATAGAGCTATGCGGCAATTCGGCTATCCTGTCGGTCCCATAACCCTCATTGACGAGGTGGGGATTGATGTAGGCGCCCACGTAGCCAAGGAACTGGGAGGGATGTTCGCGGCAAGAGGAGTGCAGCCTTCAGATACTTTCCCAAAACTTATTGCCCAGGATTATAAAGGAAGAAAAAATAAGAAAGGGTTTTACCTCTATGATGCAAAAAAGAAGAAGGGACAGAAATTGCCCAATGAAGAAGTATATGCCCTGCTGGGCGGTGCGCCCCGCAAAAAGTTTGATGCAAAATTGATTCAACAGCGGGTAAGTATGATGATGATTAATGAATCGTTGCTTTGTTTGCAGGAGGGAATTATTTCCTGCCCGCGGGACGGGGATATAGGAGCTGTTTTCGGTTTGGGATTTCCACCCTTTGAAGGAGGCCCGTTTCGTTATATCGATCATCTTGGTGCTTCTTCTATCATGGCCACGCTGGAATCTCTGGAAAAAAATTACGGAAAGCGTTTCACTTCCCCGCAGATACTCAAAGACATTGTGCAAAGCGGCAAGAAATTCTACGAGTAA
- a CDS encoding acyl-CoA dehydrogenase, translated as MNIIPYSAEHNIFRESLRKFLDKEIVPHVEEWEEAGIVPRSAWKKMGEQGFLCTAVPEEYGGAGCDFLYSVIVGEEMVRANFSGLTASLHSDIIVPYITTFGSEAQKQKYLPGCVTGDIITAVAMTEPNTGSDLAAMKTTAVEDGEDVILNGQKTFISNGINCDLCVVAAKDPACSDPHKAVDLYLVEAGTPGFEKGRQIKKIGWHSQDTSELYFTDCRIPRSNRLGEKGTGFLNLMLKLQQERLVCAIGAMAAAEFMLEITVKYCKERTVFGKPISKFQVNQFTIVEMATEIKLGRTFVDKLIMDHMEGLNVVIETSMAKYWITDMANKVADHCLQLHGGYGYCDEYGISRAWRDIRVTRIFAGTNEIMKVIIARFMGL; from the coding sequence ATGAACATTATTCCCTACTCGGCGGAGCATAATATCTTCCGGGAGAGTCTCCGTAAATTTCTTGACAAAGAAATCGTACCCCATGTTGAAGAGTGGGAAGAGGCGGGAATTGTTCCCAGGAGCGCCTGGAAAAAGATGGGGGAGCAGGGATTTTTATGCACTGCTGTTCCCGAGGAATATGGAGGAGCCGGCTGCGATTTCCTCTATTCGGTAATTGTCGGCGAAGAAATGGTTAGGGCGAACTTTTCAGGACTGACCGCGTCGCTGCACAGCGACATCATTGTTCCCTACATTACCACCTTCGGCAGCGAAGCTCAGAAGCAAAAGTATCTCCCCGGTTGTGTCACCGGAGATATCATTACGGCGGTGGCCATGACGGAACCCAATACGGGAAGCGACCTTGCCGCCATGAAGACGACGGCCGTGGAGGACGGGGAAGATGTCATCCTGAACGGTCAGAAGACCTTTATCAGCAACGGGATCAACTGTGATCTGTGTGTTGTGGCTGCGAAGGATCCGGCCTGCAGTGATCCCCACAAAGCCGTGGATCTTTATCTGGTGGAAGCAGGCACTCCCGGATTTGAGAAGGGCAGGCAGATCAAAAAAATCGGCTGGCACAGCCAGGACACATCAGAGCTCTATTTTACGGACTGCCGGATCCCCAGGAGCAACCGCCTGGGTGAGAAGGGGACAGGGTTTCTGAATCTTATGCTGAAGCTTCAGCAGGAACGCCTTGTCTGCGCAATCGGAGCCATGGCAGCCGCCGAATTCATGCTCGAGATCACCGTCAAGTATTGTAAGGAGCGGACAGTTTTTGGAAAGCCCATCTCCAAGTTTCAGGTCAACCAGTTCACCATTGTGGAAATGGCCACCGAGATCAAGCTCGGGAGGACCTTCGTTGACAAGTTGATCATGGACCATATGGAGGGTCTCAACGTTGTGATCGAGACGTCCATGGCCAAATACTGGATCACGGACATGGCCAACAAGGTCGCGGACCATTGCCTTCAGCTTCACGGGGGGTATGGGTACTGCGATGAATACGGAATATCACGCGCCTGGCGCGACATCCGGGTGACACGGATCTTTGCCGGGACAAACGAAATCATGAAAGTCATTATTGCCCGGTTTATGGGGTTATAG
- a CDS encoding acetyl-CoA C-acyltransferase → MNTNNHDRVAVIDACRTPFMRAGTDYYDLMAWELGRYAVKGLIVRTGINPSLIDYVIMGTVIAEVTTTNVAREIMLGAGLPRTIPAHTCTAACVSGNIAVTSACDMINSGQVNTVIAGGVESMSDLPIKIGKRYRRFLLDLSLYKRPKSISGKLKLLKGMKLKDFFAVDQPAIAEYSTGLSMGANADRLARRLGIAREEQDKFAARSHKLADAAIKNGIMKKEIVPVVVPQTGKLVKDDNGPRADATAEKMASLKPAFDKRYGTVTAANSSFLTDGASAVLLMKESKAKSLGLKPLAYIRAYSQAGSDPWEELLLGPAFSAARALKNAGISLADVKVLEIHEAFAAQILANIRYMESEKWGREKLGLDGKMGVVDQELLNTRGGSLSIGHPFGATGGRLIASCCNRMQDENAQFGLVAACGAGAIGNTIILENAR, encoded by the coding sequence ATGAACACTAATAATCACGATCGAGTAGCTGTTATTGATGCCTGCCGGACACCGTTTATGCGTGCCGGCACGGACTATTATGACCTGATGGCCTGGGAGCTTGGTCGCTATGCTGTCAAAGGGCTCATCGTCAGAACGGGGATTAATCCTTCGCTCATCGATTATGTAATCATGGGCACGGTTATAGCTGAGGTTACCACAACCAATGTAGCCAGAGAGATAATGCTGGGTGCGGGGCTTCCCAGAACGATACCTGCTCATACCTGCACGGCGGCCTGTGTTTCGGGGAACATCGCTGTTACCTCCGCCTGCGATATGATTAATTCCGGCCAAGTGAACACAGTTATTGCCGGCGGCGTGGAATCCATGTCCGATCTCCCAATTAAAATCGGCAAGCGGTACCGGCGCTTTCTTCTCGATCTCTCCCTGTATAAGCGCCCTAAAAGCATCTCAGGGAAACTTAAGCTGCTCAAGGGAATGAAGCTTAAGGATTTCTTTGCTGTCGATCAACCGGCTATTGCTGAGTATTCCACGGGTCTTTCCATGGGCGCCAATGCTGACAGGCTGGCGCGCCGCCTTGGCATTGCCAGAGAGGAGCAGGACAAGTTTGCCGCCCGTTCTCATAAATTGGCTGACGCCGCTATCAAGAATGGAATTATGAAAAAGGAAATCGTTCCCGTTGTTGTCCCCCAGACAGGCAAGTTGGTGAAGGATGATAACGGACCGCGTGCGGATGCCACTGCCGAAAAGATGGCCTCCTTGAAACCGGCTTTTGATAAGCGCTACGGAACCGTTACAGCGGCTAACTCTTCATTTCTCACGGATGGCGCTTCGGCAGTACTGCTTATGAAGGAATCAAAAGCGAAATCTCTGGGGTTAAAACCTTTAGCCTATATCCGGGCTTATTCCCAGGCAGGATCCGATCCCTGGGAAGAACTGCTGCTGGGGCCGGCTTTTTCTGCTGCTCGCGCCTTAAAAAATGCGGGCATCTCTCTTGCCGATGTAAAAGTTCTGGAAATCCACGAAGCTTTTGCCGCGCAGATTCTCGCCAATATCCGTTATATGGAATCAGAAAAATGGGGACGAGAAAAACTGGGGCTGGATGGCAAAATGGGCGTCGTTGATCAGGAACTGCTCAACACCCGGGGGGGGTCTCTGTCCATCGGCCACCCTTTCGGGGCAACGGGCGGGAGGCTTATTGCCAGTTGCTGTAACCGTATGCAGGACGAGAATGCTCAGTTCGGCCTTGTTGCCGCCTGCGGAGCGGGAGCTATAGGCAATACCATTATTCTGGAAAACGCACGATAG
- a CDS encoding fatty-acid--CoA ligase yields MMNYPLLLTNFMQHAARYYPTKEIVSVYATGTFRYTYADWYNRTCQLARALHSLGIKKGDRVASFSLNNHRHMELYFGVPCMGAVLHTLNIRLSAENLVYIINHAEDRILFIDEDVYFLIEPFKDQLKTIEKYVIMSQTGVMPSTTLSPVVLYDDLIKEYPESYDFPLDRDENEPCLICYTSATTGDPKGVVYSHRGLVLHSFATGIVMGVQENDCMLHIVPMFHANAWGAPFVCTLRGMKQVLPGRQILDMTVLCRIIAEEKVTFSCGVPTIWIMLHSYLENGGAHDFSSIRRLFSGGSAMPRHLIESFEKKYGVIVAQGYGATETSPVVTLSIPKSYMETLSVDEKIDIRTTAGMPIPGLDVKLINTQTGKEVRMDGKEMGEILVRGPWIASEYYKNPEQSAVTFPDGWFHTGDIGTMSKEGYISLVDRTKDLIKSAGEWISSIDLENVIMGFSKVLEAAVISMPDEKWQERPLACVVPQPEAAKTITKEEIQDYLKDKVAKWWIPDEIVFMQELPKTSVGKFDKKKLRVTVIPDILKKRGNV; encoded by the coding sequence ATGATGAACTATCCTTTGTTGCTCACCAATTTCATGCAGCATGCGGCCAGGTATTATCCAACCAAGGAGATCGTGTCCGTTTACGCGACCGGAACTTTCCGTTATACTTATGCTGACTGGTACAATCGCACATGCCAGCTTGCTAGAGCCCTTCACTCGCTTGGCATCAAAAAGGGTGACAGGGTTGCCTCTTTTTCTCTGAACAACCATCGCCATATGGAACTTTACTTTGGCGTTCCGTGCATGGGTGCTGTTTTGCACACGCTTAATATAAGGCTGTCCGCTGAAAATCTGGTTTACATCATTAATCATGCAGAAGACCGCATTCTCTTCATTGACGAAGATGTTTACTTCCTTATTGAGCCGTTTAAAGATCAACTCAAGACTATCGAAAAATATGTCATCATGTCCCAAACCGGGGTAATGCCATCAACCACACTCTCTCCGGTTGTCCTGTATGACGATCTGATTAAAGAATATCCGGAGAGCTATGATTTCCCACTGGACCGCGATGAAAACGAACCATGCCTCATCTGTTACACTTCGGCAACAACGGGTGATCCCAAAGGGGTTGTTTACAGCCATCGTGGTCTCGTGTTGCACTCTTTTGCCACTGGGATTGTCATGGGCGTCCAGGAAAACGACTGTATGCTGCATATCGTTCCCATGTTTCATGCCAACGCCTGGGGTGCTCCATTTGTCTGCACTTTGCGCGGCATGAAACAAGTGCTGCCGGGGCGTCAAATCCTGGATATGACGGTGCTGTGCCGGATCATCGCCGAAGAGAAGGTAACCTTCTCCTGCGGTGTGCCGACTATTTGGATAATGCTCCACAGTTACCTGGAAAACGGCGGAGCACATGACTTTTCTTCCATCCGCCGGTTATTCTCCGGCGGATCGGCCATGCCACGGCATCTCATTGAATCATTTGAAAAAAAATACGGCGTCATTGTAGCGCAGGGTTACGGAGCAACGGAAACGTCGCCAGTTGTCACCTTGTCCATTCCCAAAAGCTATATGGAAACTCTGAGTGTTGATGAAAAGATTGATATCCGGACCACAGCGGGAATGCCCATACCGGGACTTGATGTAAAACTGATCAACACGCAAACGGGCAAAGAAGTGCGCATGGATGGCAAGGAAATGGGAGAAATTCTGGTACGCGGGCCCTGGATCGCCTCAGAATATTATAAAAACCCAGAACAAAGCGCGGTCACCTTTCCGGACGGGTGGTTTCATACCGGCGATATTGGAACAATGAGCAAAGAAGGTTATATCTCCCTCGTTGATCGGACAAAAGACCTCATTAAGAGCGCAGGGGAGTGGATTTCCTCCATCGATCTGGAAAACGTTATTATGGGATTCTCCAAGGTGCTGGAGGCGGCGGTAATCAGTATGCCCGATGAGAAATGGCAGGAGAGGCCTCTGGCCTGCGTTGTGCCGCAGCCTGAGGCAGCAAAGACTATTACAAAAGAGGAGATACAGGATTATCTAAAAGATAAGGTCGCCAAATGGTGGATTCCTGATGAAATTGTTTTCATGCAGGAACTTCCCAAGACCAGCGTGGGAAAATTCGACAAGAAAAAACTCCGGGTGACGGTGATACCGGATATTCTAAAGAAGAGAGGTAATGTATGA